Proteins encoded by one window of Channa argus isolate prfri chromosome 13, Channa argus male v1.0, whole genome shotgun sequence:
- the nt5dc2 gene encoding 5'-nucleotidase domain-containing protein 2 codes for MSFKTVGAALTRTLWTRGSSTPPLARPSNANGLSSTCSGSGGEQPQGREKTEQSWGSDRPNGDVPSASESPHRCTNREKKRTKEPVGAPGVTGVRRRSYTSTAAPEDQRSYLWARYSDTKRLVHDLIPPGACNLLNASTIYANNEVNLSEVDIYGFDYDYTLAQYSNALNTLIYNTARSFLIEQFKYPEGIRKYDYIPNFAVRGLHYDIQKGLLMKIDAFHYIQPGTVYRGLSPVPDEEVLQLFGGTYHIPLQQDSGFYGKGPKVKQFMDIFSIPEMTLLAVANDFFITNDIEYDPVHLFKDVSEAIGMVHLKGYMYKWIMQDLDKFILRGEETDAVLHRLVSKGKKLFLITNSPFSFVDKGMKHMVGKDWRDFFDVVIVQADKPHFFTDCIKPFRRLDGNGDLRWEKIKSLEKGQIYKQGNLFDFLTLTGWRGSKVLYFGDHLYSDLADLMLRHGWRTAAIVPELVQETRVVSTSRYSLNLTWLQALTGLMERLQTHQEPECKLILQEWQKEREELRVMTKNMFNPQFGSIFRTCHNPTYFSRRLCRFSDIYMASLSCLLNYDLTYIFYPRRTPLQHEAPLWMDQLCTGCRKTPFLEEMSHIR; via the exons atgtcttttaaaacaGTGGGAGCAGCTCTGACACGTACACTATGGACCAGGGGAAGCAGTACTCCTCCTCTTGCTAGGCCGTCTAATGCTAACGGACTTTCTAGCACATGCAGTGGCTCAGGAGGAGAGCAGCCGCAGGGCCGcgaaaaaacagaacaaagttgGGGCTCGGACAGGCCCAATGGCGACGTGCCATCGGCCAGCGAGTCTCCCCACAGATGTACGAACAGGGAGAAGAAGCGAACCAAGGAGCCCGTGGGTGCTCCTGGTGTTACTGGTGTGAGAAGACGCTCATACACGTCCACCGCAGCCCCTGAGGACCAGAGGTCCTATCTGTGGGCTCGTTACAGTGACACAAAACGGCTGGTTCACG ACCTGATCCCACCAGGCGCGTGTAACCTCCTCAATGCCTCCACCATCTATGCCAACAATGAGGTCAACCTTTCTGAAGTGGACATCTATGGCTTTGACTATGACTACACACTGGCTCAGTACTCGAATGCACTCAATACACTGATCTACAACACAGCAAGAAGCTTCCTCATTGAACAATTTAAG taCCCTGAGGGCATCCGCAAATATGATTACATTCCCAACTTTGCTGTACGGGGACTTCACTATGACATTCAGAAg GGTCTGTTGATGAAGATAGATGCCTTCCATTACATTCAACCAGGAACAGTGTATCG GGGCCTGAGCCCTGTCCCAGATGAAGAAGTCCTTCAGCTCTTTGGAGGTACCTACCATATCCCCTTGCAGCAGGACAGTGGATTCTATGGAAAG GGACCAAAGGTGAAGCAGTTTATGGACATCTTCTCCATTCCTGAGATGACTCTCTTGGCTGTGGCAAATGATTTCTTCATTACCAATGACATTGAATATGATCCAGTTCACCTCTTTAAGGACGTCTCA GAAGCAATTGGCATGGTTCACCTTAAAGGCTACATGTACAAATGGATCATGCAAGACCTGG ATAAATTCATTCTTAGAGGCGAAGAGACCGATGCTGTGTTGCATCGATTAGTCAGCAAGGGAAAGAAACTTTTCCTCATTACCAACAGTCCCTTCAGCTTTGT GGATAAAGGAATGAAACACATGGTAGGGAAGGACTGGAGAGACTTCTTTGATGTTGTCATTGTACAGGCAGACAAACCTCACTTCTTCACTGATTGTATCAA GCCTTTCAGACGCTTGGATGGCAATGGAGACCTACGTTGGGAAAAGataaaaagtttggaaaaaggACAGATCTACAAACAG GGAAACCTGTTTGACTTTCTCACACTGACAGGCTGGAGAGGATCTAAGGTTCTTTACTTTGGAGATCATCTTTACAGTGACTTGGCT GACCTGATGTTGCGACATGGCTGGCGCACAGCAGCTATTGTACCCGAGCTGGTGCAGGAAACCAGAGTGGTGAGCACAAGCCGTTATTCACTAAACCTCACCTGGCTACAAGCTCTAACTGGTCTGATGGAACGCCTACAG ACACATCAGGAACCAGAATGTAAACTAATTCTTCAGGAATGgcagaaggaaagagaggaacTGAG ggtgatgacaaaaaacatgttcaacCCTCAGTTCGGCAGCATTTTCAGGACCTGTCACAACCCCACCTACTTCTCCAGGCGTCTGTGTCGATTCTCAGACATCTATATGGCCTCCCTAAGCTGTCTGTTGAACTATGACCTCACTTACATTTTCTACCCCCGTCGCACTCCTCTGCAGCATGAGGCTCCTCTGTGGATGGATCAGCTGTGCACAGGCTGCAGGAAGACGCCCTTTCTGGAAGAGATGTCTCACATACGATGA